The region TGCGAATGtgggagttaaaacaaataTGGCGGACGGCGGTGAAGGGAAATGCTAACGTGAGCCTCCATGTCTCATATTCCTGTACACAGAATGCAGTCTGACGCTTTTCTTCTTGCATGTCACGTTGGGGCCAGGAgcattcaaaaacaaactgagggCCTGAAGTCTGGACAGTCTGATAAATCCAGCCAATCATCTACCACCTGTGCATTGTGGGCGGAGCTCCACAGGGCCAGTCGTTCTGAATGTGTTTTGTCCCTCAGTGAGCTGCCTGACTGCTGTGAAGGCTCGTGTCGGAGCAGACGTCCTCCTGTCCTGCGTCCACCCAGACGTCTCCGCTGTGCCACAGAACATGTCTTTCCTTTGGATGGACCAGCAGTCCAGGGTCCTGATGACCAGCCTCCACGGGGCCCCCGGAAATGGATACCAACACGAAGCCTTCAGGGGGCGGGTGGCCTCGTTCCCTGGTCTGTCCAGCAAGGGGAACTTCTCTGTCGTCCTGCAGACGGTCCAGAAGACAGACAGTAACAACTACACCTGCATCGTACCCCAACTGAACCTCCAGCAGGAGGTCATGCTGACGGTCTCAGGTaggtctgctgctgcaggtccaGATAAAACCCTGAGGAGCTGCACTGACCAATCTTCTCTGCTCCGTAGGTGTGAGTCCTCGGAGACCTTGGACCACAGCCCTCCTCACACTGATTCCAATGTCAGTCTTCTTTGGACTTGCAGAACATTAACCTGAAACTATCACAATCATCTTCAACTATGAAGGAAGCAGGGGAAGC is a window of Echeneis naucrates chromosome 2, fEcheNa1.1, whole genome shotgun sequence DNA encoding:
- the LOC115054252 gene encoding CD276 antigen homolog — translated: MGPCCWTRDDRHHVRCERSVLEVLGGGHCVSRKETTLWLDFSVDIATKMLFLRNIALIWTLFNIPAVSCLTAVKARVGADVLLSCVHPDVSAVPQNMSFLWMDQQSRVLMTSLHGAPGNGYQHEAFRGRVASFPGLSSKGNFSVVLQTVQKTDSNNYTCIVPQLNLQQEVMLTVSGVSPRRPWTTALLTLIPMSVFFGLAEH